In Hermetia illucens chromosome 1, iHerIll2.2.curated.20191125, whole genome shotgun sequence, one genomic interval encodes:
- the LOC119646377 gene encoding S-phase kinase-associated protein 1-like, giving the protein MSTVKLRASDGLTVKIDSKIAEHMRSIQLIIQEYSIDEEEVTISLPKIDTPLLWKILDWCIYHRDLKDEQQEDCWAYRDDADGLPYMTRWEADFLDVDTNTLIKYIMAASHLDLKCLLSKARAIMSATLKEDSSNILKEHLEQKFFQ; this is encoded by the coding sequence ATGAGTACAGTAAAACTTCGAGCCTCTGACGGTCTAACCGTGAAAATCGACAGTAAAATTGCTGAACATATGAGGTCCATTCAACTAATCATCCAGGAGTATAGCATAGATGAAGAAGAAGTAACCATTTCCTTGCCGAAAATCGATACGccacttctttggaaaattcTGGACTGGTGCATCTACCATAGGGATCTTAAGGACGAGCAACAGGAAGATTGTTGGGCATATCGTGATGATGCTGATGGTCTTCCCTATATGACGAGGTGGGAGGCGGATTTCTTGGATGTCGATACCAACACTCTCATCAAGTACATCATGGCAGCGTCACATTTGGATTTGAAGTGTCTTTTGAGTAAAGCGCGTGCAATTATGAGTGCTACGCTAAAGGAGGATTCAAGCAATATATTGAAGGAGCATCTGGAGCAAAAATTCtttcaataa